In Solenopsis invicta isolate M01_SB chromosome 6, UNIL_Sinv_3.0, whole genome shotgun sequence, the genomic window TCGGCAAACTTTGACTCGTTTGTAGTGTATAGGCATAGGAATGATTTGAATACGAAATCCTTTTGTAAActatttatattactattaaaaaattatttttaaagttacaatcgttaataatacatattaacaatttttttatttttaatatatattattaatttgaattgatatattattattgtttatatatttatttaattaatgcattattgttataattattaatagaattaataaataacccGCAAAAGGTAGTCAGTTCATTCTTATGCCTGAACGAGTCCAAGTTTACTTATTTTTCGCTCATTCTGAACCCTTCTACTCCCCCTTAAAACAACAggccaaaattattttttctatgtaaagcTAGATCCCCAGGATTTACCTACATCGTCGAACCTCAAAGAAGGGCCGTCCCTAAGGACCGATGCTCACTGCACGCCTAATCAGCCACATAGGCTCGGTTCGCGCGAAATTTCCTCTATTCCCGTCGCGTTCTTCGCAAAGCCCTTCCGCGTTTCCGTGTAAAATTGTATTTCGGCTATCGGCGCAGGCGTCGACGAAGGACCTCCCCCGGACGCTGAAAGGCGCCGACACAAGTGCCGCGCCAGTGGACCGTGGACCCACGGTAATTAGCTCCCACCAGCCTCCCGAACCTTCGGGTTGACGCTTCGTCACGTGCACCATCTTTCTCGTGGTCCGTACCCTCTTTCCGTACCCGTCCACCCTCGTTGACTGGCCCCCCGAGTGCTCAATGGCGATGAAAAATACGAACAGTCAGAAAATACGAAAGCACTTCGATGCATTAGGGTGAAATTTCAAGCTCGATTTCAACGAAACAAAAGGAAACGTGAAGAGAGCGAGTCGAAAacaatgaagaaataaatatttaattttggttTACTTCTCATTCTTAATCGCGTTTTGCaaacatttatttgcaaattggaTTCACAAaagtaattcaaaatttttaccaataaaactctaataaatattcgtgtaaaaatttatttaggtctcgtgtaaaagttatttatttaaagcaaagtAAGGTGTcgtaattttcgctgcaaaaactatattataaaccaaatttttcattgttttacaGCGAGTCTTAGGATTAAAATTCGGACATTCgcgatcaaatttttttgtcgttgtttgagaaaaaaaaagaataaatccaAGAAGcctacagtttttaaatttcgataactttcagCTCGTATTGTATATCAAAACGTGCTTAATACTGATgatgactaacaataagtaaagtCGAAATGTAtcgtatttaatattattaaacacataaatatttttttatctacataTTAATTATTGCTCGTTTTTCGATCTCTCTTTGTGTTTCACTTCGACGCAGCTAAATTGAGATTTAAATTTACTCTGTTTCCAAGTCCATGTTTTCCCCAGCACGTGGAatgctctttcttttttcatcttttagatatataatcatatcgattttgctaaaataataagagttattagaactaaaaaaaattaataaacgttaCATCCACCTATTCATCAgctaagaatattaaattacaattatttaattaaatgaggCGACTTATCCTAAATGTCCCGCAAGTAATTTGCAGACGtgtgaaaaaaagaatatgttGTAAAACGAGAATTGAATTTCTGACCAAAGTCAATTTCATCAATCTTGCACGCACAAGCTATTACGCAATTCCCGAATCGGCCTAATTACCGCCATGCATCTCGAGCTCTTCCTCGTTTCTCCGGGTCTCGTTCCTCCTCCAATTTGGACCAGACCGCGCCTCTTTCGGGCCGGGGAATTAAGATTTAGGAGACCGcggtgaaagagagagaaagagagcgtgcAGGACAGATTTACATAAGTCGGTATACATTTGTTCGAAGGGAGACGAGGTTTTACGACCTCGGGCTCGCCCGAGACTCCTTTCCCACGAAGTGAAACGTAGGAATCCACATCCGGGGCCGAATCCTTATTAAGCGGCGCGGAATTTTCGGTAATCCGGAGCACTTACGTCACTTAATATGTCACGACCGCATAAGTAGGACTGTTTCGtaataaacttcaattctaCCATATCCACTTTACGCCCGCGATCCAATTCAACCGAATATTTTTGAATGGAAAACACGACACGAAAGAAATGTGGATGAACAAAGCGGAAAATTATTTCCGCGTGTGCTCTAAACATTTTTCTCCGGCTCAAATTAAATGTTCAATTCTAATTGAACAGGGAGAGATACGATAGCATTCATAAATCAGTGATAGATTATTTTACTTCTTAATTCCTCGCGCGTTCATAGAGTAATGATTGACATTACGATCATCTTCCGAAGAAGAGATAGAGTTTTTCTTCGCTGAAAAAGCCGAATCCCAAGTTGACCCTCACGACCCGAGATTCCGGTTAGCCATTTGCGTTCGAGAGGAAATGACTGCcgagcaataataataataattagtttcTTAATGCGAAGAGGAAtaacgagagagcgagagcaTCCTGCTCGacctctccttctctttctgtTCCGTCTCTTCCTACGACTTTCAGGTCGTAAAAGTCCTATCGCCTTCTTCGTAAAGAAGTCAAATAAAAAGGAGACGGAAAacgggaagagagagagagagagagagagagaaaccgaCGGCGTTAACAAATGTCGGTCGAATCGGCCGCACGAGCCGCGAGGATACAGGTGCAGCTTTATCTCGTATTCCTTTACAATCCGATTCCGCGGACAGGATTACTTCCGGTGCTTGCGAGATACGAGCTAAAAAATTCCGTTAtcacgcggcgcgcggcgtttATAGTACCTGTCCCTTTCGTAGTAGCCTCCCTTacgatgaaatataatataaactgaTTTTAATTCGGATATAGATGTTAAATAaagcgatgaaaaaaaaaacatcaagtttccaattatttaaaattcaatattactgAAGGTATTCGTAAAATTCGAGGGTGATTCACTGGAAGCTTATTgtgttgaaattataaatagattGATCGAAATAAACGAAGCGAGTTTTCCTTCATCGTCTGATGCTGCAACAGAATCTTATATAATTTGCCTTCTCTCGAGATTTCGGAGATTGTTAGATGGATTAAGAGTCTCATCGTTCGCTGTACGATTTGCAGGATACGATTGGACACTACTTCCGGTGACTTCGCGCGCCGGCGGGCGAAGAAGCGCCCACGTGAAGCGTCCGATGAACGCCTTTATGGTGTGGGCGCAGGCGGCAAGGCGAAGACTGGCCGACCAGTATCCGCAATTGCACAACGCCGAGCTGTCGAAGACGCTGGGAAAATTGTGGAGGTAATCTGACTTCGCCTATAGGCATAGGCAGAGACGCGTAAATGAAAAGAAAACGAGTCGGTCGCATTTTGTACACATCGAGAGAAAAGTATTGATATATTCTCgactataattgcatgcatGAGGCggtaaaataataagaattagaAGTTCCACTTTTTCATCAGTCATTACTGCCATAATGTTAGCTCTATATTTATAGTTCTATcgacaatgaaaaaaaatttgactatcatgataataatttcaaatgaaATGTCAGGATGTGAATGTACTCAGAGAAGAGTTTCTTCgggtcaaaaaatatttgtttgaatcaaagaagtTTGTGCTATACGgctaaagaaaagtttctttgatttttttattgttacttttattagaattaaaaaaatagtttggttgtgtaaatcttttctctttaaatgaaaaaaatatatttttaaaaccagaacaactaaattatttcttacatttctatcaatatTTACTTTgggttaaaaaattatttggattaaacaaataatttatttactttaaaaaacgaaattaaagaaacaatttcattagtttaaacataacttttctctgtagtacaaataaaataagcatttttatgtaataaacgTAAACGCAATTATagtgaatttaaatattttttaaacatttacctACTATTTatgtgatattaataattaataactatttaccttagttaaaacaattataaatatacagttaGCATCGAAAATGACTATACATGATAATTAAGTTAtggtaattgtatttttttttctttcaatgcaaaactttcaaactttgattaacctgatgcaatattaaataaaaatagcaataaaaaaatccCGTGATTTATTGGGATTTTGCGCGATTAAAGAAGCATCGCAAGatgtaaaagtaaaagaaaCTGACGAGAAATATCAGTGGCCGATCGAATCAATTCAGTACCTGTTGTAGAGTTCAACACTTTCGAATACTCTTTGCGTTCAGCAGCGATACCGAAGATTgtgaattgtatatatatttgctgCAGGATTCTGAGCGACGGCGAGAAACAACCGTTCATCGAGGAGGCCGAGAGGCTGCGGAACGCGCACAAGAAGCAGCATCCGCATTACAAGGTAACCGACCGACGATTCGCGACGGAAACGCGACCGTGTCTTAATCGCGCGCGTCATTAGAGGGATAATACGGGGAATATATCTCGCGCGTTACGAAATTGCGCGGATTCGCGCGATCGAGAGCGGGATGGTGGAAAGAATTAGCGCGTGCAACGCGCGCTCGTCTAAGAGCGCTCGAGTGGTTAATCGAGGCCCGATCGCCCGAGCGATTCGAGTCCCATCCGCGCAGCGCGTCGGCGATGATTTACGAGAAGGGGAAATGAATTCACCGCGATGAAGCCATCCGTGTCGCCGCTCCATGCGAGGCGAGAAAGTCGTGGGACGGCGACGAGACGCGACGAACGGGGCGCGGGAAAAGCGGAGCTTTTCACTGATTTCAAACGgctttgtttaaagaaaaatatctatCTATTTGAACTATCCTCTAATTGAATCAGATTTGTCTAATTTAATCGATCGTATATGATCAAAAGCTTTCATAAGTTTATCGAGCACAAAATTGTAACGTTAATTTATTGGGGATAATTTAGATTTCGAAGCAGAATGTTAAATAAACCAGTCATATTTCATCATCGAAATAATAATGTATGACGTATTGAACCAGTTGCTAGAAagtctaaatttttttgcaacattccTCATCGTGCTTGAACATTCtttgtgaattattttattggtttaacaaaattattttcaaatattaagctaaatttttaaaaatatttcagcaaaattgttcttacCGTACACGTACACAGTAGAATTAAATCAATTCACTGCAATCATATCGGATCAGACGCGAAAGATTTCAACATGCCACACAACaaatttatactaaaaatttatacaaaatttatattaaaagtataataatttatatgatatttcGCTTGCTGTAATGCAATATGATTCCAGCGAGTCttgaaatgattattttaaacaCAACGTATCGTTCGCAGTATCAACCTCGTCGTAGGAAGCCGAAGTCGGACGATCAGATGGGCATAATCGTGCACAGGGGCGGACTTCCGTCACCAGGAACCTCTCTGGACTCCCCGGCCGGCTCCTCGGACTGCACCTACGCCCGCCTGTACCCGGACGCCGGCGGGAAGACGTACGAGCGGTCGGCAGCCTACCACGAACCGAAGTCCAGCGCCTACGACCTAGCTCGACCGGTCTGGGTCAACGAGACGGTTGCCAAGTATCCCGCCGCTGATCATCCTAACAAGCCGACGTACGAAACGACGGCCAGAAGCTACGCCGAGGCGAAATGCCACGAGGTCGCCAAGTACCATCACGATATGACCGGTACCAAGTACCACCACGAGATGGTCGGTACCAAGTACCATCATCACCACGAATCGTCGGCAACCAAGTACCCGGATCTGCAGTCTAAATCTTACGATCTGCCAAAGTACCCGGAGGCCAAGGGATACCCGGATGGGCTGAAGTACTCCGCGGAGATGAGCAGCGGCGCGGCCGCCGCTGCGGCCGCTGCTGTTGCTAAGGCGCCCTACGCTTGTGTACATGGACAATATTACCCTACCGCGGAGGGATATGCCGTACACGGCGAGGAGAACGACTATCAACCGCAGAGTGTGTCGTCGCATCCCTCTTTTTACCCCTACATATCGGCATCCATGGCGCAACCGCCGTACTACATGGGACCGCGATAGAGGATGCGAGACCGAAGATGGGAGGCGACGCGAAATAATTCTTGGAGATTTTCACGAGGTTGACTGAGATTGAGCGGTGCATATCAAGCAAAGTAAAATCATAGACCATTGCCAATCGGATAGAAAACTATTTGGATAAATTTGGTTGAGGTCATCTGATGAATGAAACCAAGATCGCGTCATCTTCCCCCTTTGACTGCGAGTCGTGTTTTACTCGAGTTTTGATATAACGCAGAAATTTTAtggcatgcgtgcgtgcgtgtgtgtgtgtgtgtgtgtgtgtgtgtgtgtgtgtgtgtgtgtgtgtgtgtgtgtgtgtgtgtacgtgtgctTGATAAACTTTGTGCGTATACGATCGTCCGTTAGCGATCTGTCGAGATTCTTAATTCAATTGAATATCGCGCGCTTAATGAAACTCCTTAAAGTACTTAAACGATAGCGGTTGTTGTACTTAATGACgtcaaattgataaattatattctatagAGCAAGATACCCTCTCGATtcgatctctctctttctgtaactttctttttttaatttattcttctcTGTAAACTCCGTGAcacaatacatataaataaaacagttcTATTATCTAAGTATTCTTGAGTTATTATGGTTCGGATGAGTTTTAGTTGTTCAAGgctatttgcaaaaaaagtcgacagataatattttaaataaacatttaagaaaACTTACGAGAAGacttgtaaattatataaatagtgatatgtATACTATAACTTGTGTGCATCACCACAAGAGACCTTCAGTGACTAGGAggtgaatttaattaatagcCGAGTTAGAAtcgtgaaaaaaaagaatatgtgCTCGCATATACGCAATCGTCTCACATTATTACGTTATCTGTGACGTAAGCGAGACGAAAAAAAGGCAATCTGATATCACATTTTGTCGAAACACTGATGGCAAGTAGCGACAAAGAAGTAACTATAATACACGCTACGTAAACGAGATAATTGCTAAGCTAATTATTCATTGACCGAGCCAGCGGTAAATCGTCGATATAATTATGCGTGAGTGTGATGGGAATGTGCGCGTGACGTGATTCCGCAACCGAATACTCTTTTATTCGACGATAGCCACTTAATCTTTTTCCTTAGTCCTTTTCTAAACTAGAGTCACGTCCAATGATAGTTGCCAGTTCCTGTACCACATCTCGATTCGCGTACATGAACGCCTTCGCGGACCAAATCATGTTCACCAGTACCTCGTCGCTCTTCTCGTCCATGGCGACTTCCGATGATAATTGTGGATTGAATCTGTAGTATGGCACGCCAATCATCGAGCACCAGGTGCGAGCGCGATCGACCACGCGACCGTCGCTGGCTGTTGCCTGATCGACTAGCAACGTGCCGAGCGCAGAGATACCGAATGCAAGCTTGGCGGTGTCCCAGAGGCTGTCCGGCCGGAAAACATCGATCTCATTCACGGTTAATGTGGTCGGTATGAGTCCGGTGCCAAGGGAGACCACCAGCGACAGCGGTATCACCTCTTTCTCGCGATCGGTAGCTTTCAGCGCCAGGTTATACTCGTGGATCTCTGTCATGGCGTCCAAGGTGGGATTATTAGCAATCAGACCGCCGTCCAGGAAACGGCCGAACGCCCGGAAGTACGAGGGCGCCGCGCCGGTGGCCCTCGCCGCTTTCCAAAGCAATTGCTCCTGCGTCGACAATGTTGGCTTGAACATTGGGTTCTCCGGCACCTTCAAGATCACGCTAGGTGACTCGTAGTTGCGAAATAAATGAAGATCCACGGGTTTGCGATCGGCGAGCACACCCGTGATCATTATCTTTGGTTTCTGGATGTTCGACATGACGGTTTGAGCGCCAAGGCACTCCTTCAACACTTTTTCCAGACCCTCGCTGTTGTAGGGCCGCGAGCCCACGAAGGCGTTCTCCTTGATACGAAAGTAGAGCGCCTGACATTCCCGCAGGGACTTACCGGCAGCGAGGCCGAGCGCCAAGATACCGCCGGTGGACGTGCCGGCGATCCAATCGAAGCAGTGCACCACCGGTTTGAGCAGCACCGATTCGATCTCCAGCAGCGTCTGTATAAGCACCAATCCCCGAATACCGCCACCGTCGAGACAAAGCAGCCTACCGCCCTTGATACGTCTACGGTTTCCATGCTCGGCCATCTTCTCCATGCCAGACACATGAAGCATTTGGTCGAGAATCGTACGCGGTACGTAGTGCGGTGGTTGCGATGGCGCGATACCGGTGTAGTTCTCGCCGTACTTGCAGCCGAGATGACAACCCTCCATATCTGATGGGCATCTCTGCGCGCCTACCGCATGCAGTATATAGATTATCTTGTTACCTTCGGTGGTGTCGACGTTCGCTTTATGCCTGGGCGTTTCCGCTTTCCAATTCCGCGCGTCAATGTCGGCGCCGAAGCCGATAAGCGCCTGTACAATGGCCGACGTCTCCGCCTTGACCGCGAGATGCAGCGGTGTATTGCCTTCGTTGTCGACGATGTTGACGGACGCCATATGGCTCAGTAGGGCGACCACGCAAGGCAGCCGTTTGCGCATCACCATCACGTGTAGCGCGGTGCGGCCATCGAAGTTGAGCGCGTCGATATCACAGTTGGTGTCGATCAACGCCGTGATCACCTCGCGACTGCGCGACCAGTGCAACGGCGTGCCGCCGAACTTCATGTCTTCCGCGTGGAGCACGTTTGGTTTGTTGTGCAGGAAATCGCCGACGTAGCCGGGACTGGAGGGCTGGCCCTCAGAAGCGGATATGTTCACGTCGGCTCCGATCAGCAGGAGCGCTTTCACGCACTCGGGTTTGTCGTTCAGGCATGCAACGTGCATCGGGGTGTGACCGTTGCTGTTACGGCTGTTCAAACTATTTGGAAGACCCGAGCCCAGGGCAAGAATAATCTCCTTAGTAGACGTAGCTGCGTAATGATAAACGGTGTTTGCATTGTGATCCAAATGCTCCAGCGAGCTCTTCGCCGATATCAGCATCTCGACGGTGCGCAGATTGTTGGTTTGCACGGCGACTTGCAGAGGCGAGATGCCGGTCTCCGAATCGCCACTGTTGAGCTGACTGTTGACAATCGCATGCATGAACGCGTCGTGAAGGGCAAAGTAGGCCGCTAGATGCGCTAGAGTCCACGTCGGGTGTTCCGTCAAAGTGTCGCAgagtttttgaatttttccaatattacaCATCTTAGGAGAAAAAGGATAATGCCCATTATTATCAactacaaattaattattaaaaatactaattttcaagtttttttaagagataatataatatacaaatacaatttttttttaaatatacttaattACTACTTTAtgtaaacatgtaaaatataaaataagaagaaaCATTACCTCACGCACTATCTGTACAAGAACAGGAACTTTGTCTTTATATATTGAGAATCTTGCCTCCGCACCTTCCAGAGTTTCTGACCGAAACAGactgaaaataaaaacatttaaaaattaagaaaatatccATATCTCaaagaatcaataaatttaatagaaaaataatagacaACAGAaagctaacaataagtataaagTTAACAAATCCAGAGATTCTATCAAATTTaggttataaaataatattccaagtaTCATCAGCAATGTGAGCTTAAATGGTAACAGCTGCTTTCAAAAATCCATGCATCCAAATGTGCAACTGTTCACTAGCCACTCCGGATGCACCCAATGATTACAGCTATAGTTATTACATTGCAAAcagttcattaaaaaataacatatttctattcatttataattatatgatattcTCTTAAGGCAATAAAACGCACCTGTATGCCTGATGCAAGGTCTCAGTGCACGGTCTGTGTAGGACGATCTCGTACTTTTCCTGATTCTTACCACCTGGCCCATACAGAACGATACCATCCTCGCGAGAATGTATGTGCCGATTGGTGTACTGTTCCGGCCGTACCTCCTGGACCACGTTCGGCGGTACGTCCGAGAAGACGATGTTCCGTAACACGTTGTTCGCGATCGTGCCGAGCCAGGCCATGGTAGTACCGGCGCGCTAAAGCCGAAAGGGGTGAGCGAACGGGAAACCAACGGAAAACGAGACGCGAGACCGAGTGTCTCTATCGCGACAAAACGTTACACAACTTCCTGTTACTCATCGCGCCGCAAAAACGCGGCATGACAATTTGTCTGTACTTTGCACCTCGTCTTGTCCCGTTCGCCAACGTTTACACGAAATCACCAACCATCCCCTCGAGTCTCGACCCACGAGTAGAAACGGGAATGACAGGTGAGCCAAGGTCAAGCGAAGCAAGAGACATCGCCCATCGAAAGTGCCAACTAAACAAATCGAGCTGGAAATATGCGATGAATCGAATTTTAGAATGTCGAGGAGATAATCGATTCTTCGATTGATCGATCTCTCTTGTCCGCTTCAAATTTAAAAGGGTTGCTTAGGCAACAATAGGGCAAACAAACatgaatttcatgtttcactcAGCTTCAAAGACTTAATTAGGTTAAGATGattgatatagaaaaaaatcaatttgaaacGTTGTAAAAGGTTGTACATATATAAGATACAGTGACATACTATATTATATCAtgttttcaaagtttaattaCCCTTGCCTTTTCTAATGATTAGATAAACTTCTGCTTGTGTCAATGGTAGTCTTAAAAAAGAACTTATTTCATTACAAGAGAGTGACGCGATGCCTTTATTCTTCAATAAGTTTTCCCCCAAGAAGACGCCAACCCGGAAAGCATCCGTTTTCctggcaaataaaaatttaagccCTCAACGAATAGAGAAGGAACTTGGTCCAGAGGTTGGTCCAATTCGCCTTCGCCTTGGAGATCAGGAAGCTGTTTTTGAGGCTGGCCTCTGGATTCCAGGTGAGTAACGTTCTATTTTCCATGTAGAAATCTTTACACTCTGATctctttcttaaataaaaaaatatggtaaTATTGTTTCAGAATCTGGCAAGGCAGGAGGTACTTTCAAAGAGAATGAGaagttaaaaaaagaagtgaGACGACTGGAAGAAGAGAACAATTTACTGAAGCTAAAGTTTGATGTACTTTTAGATATGGTAAACTTCTGTTTTATGTTGTATACctttcaaaaaattagaaagttaatttctgaaataagaaatacatatatacatatatgaaataatttatcaatattgtaATAGAATTCTAATAGaaacatataacaataatattggCACTTATAATATGTGTTATATTAATTTGCTCACTGTTTTATAGTTAACGCAAACAACCGCCGAGGTTCACTCGCAGAAAGAAGAATTGGAGagactaaaaaataatttttctcatagTAAACGAGTTCTCGTTTAACCTATTAATCTATTATTTGCATCTAggatataaataataactataatatcaATTGATTACATAATTACCTCCTTTAATCGGAAGTCTTAACATTTGTGAGAACTGTTGCTTCAATAAGACACAATAAGTCAAATCTTAGCAATAAAAGCTGTGTTCTACACTGCTTCTAGTTAaggtttttacaattttaatcgtTACAAACTGTACATTATTTACAAtactatattagaaaaatatttctttatcagTTTATTGTGTTTCTGGACATTTCCTCTTTGTATGACCTGTGAAAAAATagtgtaaaatataagaaaaaaatatatacgattGTATACAAGTTTGTATACAATAATAATGGGTTGGAATAAAGTTCGTAGcgttttttgaataaaattcaaagacaaatatttaaatatttgtacataaatgtatTCAATCATATATGTGCTGTTGCAAATTTTTGTccaattcaataaatataattagagaataataaaaatgctatcattttttaaaaaaagttaataggataaacaaagagaaagaacacaacaaagatttttttttacattacctTCCATTCCGCAATTTCCACATTTTCTCTTGCCTCCAGTAGGTCTAGGTCTTTTTGGAGCATTGTGTCTGTTATGTGCTGTGTTTCCTCTTCCTCTTGCAGTGGAAGTGTTCCAGTCCATGTTCTCGTGATCGACGTCATCATCATCTGCCCATTTGAAAAACTTACAAGTGGAATTCATACCTTTGGGACATCCGTAAAACTGTCGTCCCTTATTGGGCCCATCTTTATGAACCGTCAgcctaaaaaaatatacaaaatatatatatatatatatatatatatatatatatatacatatattagagACGTAGTCTTTATGACGTGTTATCGGCGATATTAACCAAGACTCTAACTCAATAATTATTACAGAACAATACAGAAGAGAGTACTCACTTTCGAGCAGGCTCATTACATTGGCACATAACATCATTCGTGGATGGGTTTCCCCAATTATTATTCGAAGTGCCAGCACGAGAAGAATGACCAGCATTATCATTGTTTCTATCAAAGCTAGATGTCCAACTTGAATGTTCGTTCGCTACATTATCTCGAGATTCGACGCTGTCAGATCCCCATAAGAAAAAGTTGCAACCGCTACCTTGCGGTTTAGCACATTTGTAAAACAGACGTCCTATGGAATTAACAAATGTTATCCAAAGCAACTTACGCGATAAAGTGCAAAAATGTATACGCGCTTACCTTTATTTGGTCCCTCTTTCTTAACTGTTAACTGGATCGCAATCTCATGACAATTACACATAATTTCAGTGTTATTGTCAATGTTACCCCAATTAGTTGCATtgttcgcgctgggaacatttCTGGACTCAGATTGATTCGATCTATTTCCTAAACTATTGAAATCATTTGAACGAATCCAGGAAGTATGATTTTCGCTGTTGCTTGATATTGTATTTCTATCAATAGCATTTGGCCTATTCGATCTGTTTGACTGAGAAACATTTAAAGTTTGGCTCTGTATGCGTTCTGTGGATGTGCTAGACGTTCCAATCGAACCATAATTGTTGTTACTTCGGACCCCTATACTACTAGATCCTGAACTGCTAGCCCATGTATTATTAGGAGCTGATTGACCACTTCTGGATTGAGATGTACTCGAGGTAGAAGTGAAGCTTGGTGTATCCCTCGTATTATTGCGACCTGTATTATTTATTCTTCCCGTTTGTTTAATGCAATCCTCCTTAATGTTCAACATTTCGTTGAATTGGGTATCACAGCTTATACATGTCGTGTAAGAAGTACCATATAAGGGTATCACATTCCTGACTAATGTAAACTTTAATTTGCGCATATTTTCTGtacactaaaaatattataatcgtgcataaatttaataactcaCAAAAGTGCACATGTGTAAAAATACATGTGTAAAAGATGTTATATTTACCTGAGTACATGTCTCGTTCAAAACTTCTATATCTTTTATGGCCTCTGGGAACCAAACTACATTTT contains:
- the LOC105201012 gene encoding transcription factor SOX-8 encodes the protein METHHNNNGLSSLEGKAGSSSNEHGSNNSLDDAVGKLLQGYDWTLLPVTSRAGGRRSAHVKRPMNAFMVWAQAARRRLADQYPQLHNAELSKTLGKLWRILSDGEKQPFIEEAERLRNAHKKQHPHYKYQPRRRKPKSDDQMGIIVHRGGLPSPGTSLDSPAGSSDCTYARLYPDAGGKTYERSAAYHEPKSSAYDLARPVWVNETVAKYPAADHPNKPTYETTARSYAEAKCHEVAKYHHDMTGTKYHHEMVGTKYHHHHESSATKYPDLQSKSYDLPKYPEAKGYPDGLKYSAEMSSGAAAAAAAAVAKAPYACVHGQYYPTAEGYAVHGEENDYQPQSVSSHPSFYPYISASMAQPPYYMGPR
- the LOC105201004 gene encoding 85/88 kDa calcium-independent phospholipase A2 translates to MAWLGTIANNVLRNIVFSDVPPNVVQEVRPEQYTNRHIHSREDGIVLYGPGGKNQEKYEIVLHRPCTETLHQAYSLFRSETLEGAEARFSIYKDKVPVLVQIVREMCNIGKIQKLCDTLTEHPTWTLAHLAAYFALHDAFMHAIVNSQLNSGDSETGISPLQVAVQTNNLRTVEMLISAKSSLEHLDHNANTVYHYAATSTKEIILALGSGLPNSLNSRNSNGHTPMHVACLNDKPECVKALLLIGADVNISASEGQPSSPGYVGDFLHNKPNVLHAEDMKFGGTPLHWSRSREVITALIDTNCDIDALNFDGRTALHVMVMRKRLPCVVALLSHMASVNIVDNEGNTPLHLAVKAETSAIVQALIGFGADIDARNWKAETPRHKANVDTTEGNKIIYILHAVGAQRCPSDMEGCHLGCKYGENYTGIAPSQPPHYVPRTILDQMLHVSGMEKMAEHGNRRRIKGGRLLCLDGGGIRGLVLIQTLLEIESVLLKPVVHCFDWIAGTSTGGILALGLAAGKSLRECQALYFRIKENAFVGSRPYNSEGLEKVLKECLGAQTVMSNIQKPKIMITGVLADRKPVDLHLFRNYESPSVILKVPENPMFKPTLSTQEQLLWKAARATGAAPSYFRAFGRFLDGGLIANNPTLDAMTEIHEYNLALKATDREKEVIPLSLVVSLGTGLIPTTLTVNEIDVFRPDSLWDTAKLAFGISALGTLLVDQATASDGRVVDRARTWCSMIGVPYYRFNPQLSSEVAMDEKSDEVLVNMIWSAKAFMYANRDVVQELATIIGRDSSLEKD
- the LOC105201018 gene encoding protein chibby homolog 1, whose protein sequence is MPLFFNKFSPKKTPTRKASVFLANKNLSPQRIEKELGPEVGPIRLRLGDQEAVFEAGLWIPESGKAGGTFKENEKLKKEVRRLEEENNLLKLKFDVLLDMLTQTTAEVHSQKEELERLKNNFSHSKRVLV